The Microbacterium natoriense genomic interval CGATTTCGTCACGGAGCCAGCAGGCCGCTGAGCAGGCCCGTCGACGGGTTCCCGGACCTCCTCGGTGTTGCTGAGCCCGTCGGAGCGCCCCGGTACCCTGGAACAATGCCCGAACCCCGCACTTTCCGCGACGAACCGGTGTCCTTCGTGCGCCGCAGCGGCCGGATGTCCGACGCGCAGGAGCGCGCCTTCGCAGAACCCGCTGCGCACTACCTGCTCGACGTGCCGAGAGACGTCGCCTGGACTTCCGTGCATCCCGAGGCCCGGCTGGATCCGGCATCCGAGTACGGCCGCGAGGCGGACCTCTTCGTCGAGATCGGCTCAGGGCAGGGGCACGCGATCGTGGCGGCCGCGTCATCCCGCCCCGACGACGACTTCCTCGCCGTCGAAGTGTTCCGCGCCGGCCTCGCCCGCACCATGCTCGACGCCGACAGGTCCGGAGCCCGCAACCTCCGTGTCGTCGAGGCGAACGCGCCCGAGGTGCTCTCCTCATATCTGCCGGAGGGCGCGGCGGCCGAGGTGTGGATCTTCTTCCCCGATCCATGGCACAAGAAGAAGCACACCAAGCGTCGCCTCGTGCGCGAGGGCTTCGGCGCGACCGCGGCTCGTGCGCTCCGCGACGGCGGTCTGCTGCGTCTCGCGACCGACTGGGAGGAGTACGCGGTGCAGATGCGCGAGGTTCTGGACGCCGATCCTCTGTTCGAGCGGGCTTACGAGGGGGAGTGGGCAGAACGCTTCGAGGGCCGTGTCATGACCGCTTTCGAGCGCAAGGGCATCGCCAAGGGCCGGGACATCCGCGATCTCGTCTACCGGAGGACACCGCGCGCATGAGCGGCGTGCGGCGTGATGCAGCCGTCTGGCCCGGCCTCGCGCCCGCTCTGATCGTGTGCGCCGCGGCGCCCGCGTTCTTCGTGCTGCGGATCGCCTGGCTCGGCTGGGTGCTGCTCGCCGTGGGCATCGGCGCCGCCTGGTTCATCGAGCGGGGCCGCAGCCGACAGGGTGAGGTCGTGAGCGTGGGGGCGCGCCGCTCGACGGCACGCGCGATCGGCATCCGTCAGGAGCCATCGCTCACCCGCGATCTCGCGCTGATCGCGCTGGGTCTTCTGATCGTGAGCGTCATCCCGCTGGCCGCCGAGCTCGACAACCCCGCCATGCTGCGGTTCACCCTGGCGCTCGGAGGAGCAGTGGCCGCGCCGTATCTCGTGTCGCGATACGTCTTCCGCGACCGCGCGATCAGCTTCCCGTGGCGCGCCCGGCGCCCGTGGGGCCGGTTGCAGTGGAGCTGGCTCATCGCCGTGCTGATCCTGGGCTGGCTGATCCTCCCGTTCTACTTCATCACCAGCGGCGTCTACCAGAACTGGCCCGTCGTCGACTCGCCCGAGCTGATCGCGCGTCTGTTCGTGGGCGTGGGCGCGGTCGGCATCTGGGACGAGCTGTTCTTCATCTGCACGGTGTTCGCTCTGCTGCGCCGGCATTTTCCGGATGCTCTCGCCAACGCACTGCAGGCGATCGTGTTCGTGTCGTTCCTCTGGGAACTGGGCTATCGCGCGTGGGGGCCCGTGCTGACGATCCCGTTCGCGCTGCTGCAGGGGTTCATCTTCCTGCGCACGCACTCGCTCGCCTACGTCGTCACGGTGCATCTGCTCTTCGATGCGGTGGTGTTCGCTGTGCTCGTGCATGCGCACAATCCGGGCCTGCTGCCGATCTTCCTGGTGTGAGGGCCCGGATGCGGGATGATGAATGCATGATCATCGCCGGACTCGTCCTCGCCGCGGCCGCAGCCGCCTTCCACGTCTTCATCTTCGCGCTCGAGTCCCTGAAGTGGACCGAGCCCGAGACCCGCAAGATCTTCGGCGTCGCCAGCGAAGCGGATGCCGTCACCACGAAGCAGCTGGCGTTCAACCAGGGCTTCTACAACCTCTTCCTCGCCCTCACCGCCCTTCTGGGAGTCGGTCTGGTCATCATGGGTGCGACGACGGTCGGACTCACGCTGGTCTTCGCGGGCACCGGCATGATGCTCGCGGCCGCGCTCGTGCTGATACTCTCCGACCGCTCCAAGGCGCGTGCGGCGCTCATGCAGGGCACTCTGCCGCTGCTGGCCGTCGTCGTGACGGCGATCGGCGTCTCGCTGAGCTGAGACATCCGCTCAGGGGGTGACAGCGTCCCGCTCAGCCGTCACACTCGTGTGCATGGCTGACTGGGTGCTGCACGTCGACATGGATCAGTTCATCGCGGCCGTCGAAGTCCTGCGCAGGCCGGAGCTGGCCGGGGTCCCG includes:
- the trmB gene encoding tRNA (guanosine(46)-N7)-methyltransferase TrmB — encoded protein: MPEPRTFRDEPVSFVRRSGRMSDAQERAFAEPAAHYLLDVPRDVAWTSVHPEARLDPASEYGREADLFVEIGSGQGHAIVAAASSRPDDDFLAVEVFRAGLARTMLDADRSGARNLRVVEANAPEVLSSYLPEGAAAEVWIFFPDPWHKKKHTKRRLVREGFGATAARALRDGGLLRLATDWEEYAVQMREVLDADPLFERAYEGEWAERFEGRVMTAFERKGIAKGRDIRDLVYRRTPRA
- a CDS encoding CPBP family intramembrane glutamic endopeptidase, with amino-acid sequence MSGVRRDAAVWPGLAPALIVCAAAPAFFVLRIAWLGWVLLAVGIGAAWFIERGRSRQGEVVSVGARRSTARAIGIRQEPSLTRDLALIALGLLIVSVIPLAAELDNPAMLRFTLALGGAVAAPYLVSRYVFRDRAISFPWRARRPWGRLQWSWLIAVLILGWLILPFYFITSGVYQNWPVVDSPELIARLFVGVGAVGIWDELFFICTVFALLRRHFPDALANALQAIVFVSFLWELGYRAWGPVLTIPFALLQGFIFLRTHSLAYVVTVHLLFDAVVFAVLVHAHNPGLLPIFLV
- a CDS encoding DUF1304 domain-containing protein, with product MIIAGLVLAAAAAAFHVFIFALESLKWTEPETRKIFGVASEADAVTTKQLAFNQGFYNLFLALTALLGVGLVIMGATTVGLTLVFAGTGMMLAAALVLILSDRSKARAALMQGTLPLLAVVVTAIGVSLS